The sequence GGCCTCTTCACCGGAGTCACGGCGATCCTCCCGCATGCGGGCGACGTCTTCCGCGTGAAGCCGCGGGCGGCGGTGGAGGTCATCAACGGCTTCGGCAAGTCGGCGGGCTTGATGCAGGTGGCCGAGCTCGGCACGATCGAGACGCCGATCCTGTTCACGAACACCTTTGGCGTGGCCGCCTGCACCGAAGCGCTGATCCGCCGCGCCATCGCGGCCAATCCCGCGATCGGGAGAAAGACCTCGACGGTCAATGCGCTGGTCTGCGAGTGCAACGACGGCAGCATCAACGACATTCAGGCTCTGGCGATAACGCCCGCCGACGCCGAGGCGGCGCTGGACGCAGCGGGCACGGGACCGGTGGAGCAGGGGGCGGTCGGCGCCGGCTCGGGCATGACCGCCTTCGGCTTCAAGGCCGGGATCGGCACGGCCTCGCGGCGCATGCGGATCGGCAGGCGCGACTTCACGCTCGGCACACTGGTCCTTGCCAATTTCGGGGCGGCGGGAGACCTCGTCCTGCCGGACGGGCGCAGGCCCGATCCGAGCACAGCGGCCGATCCCGAGCGGGGCTCGGTCATCGTCGTCATGGCGACCGACCTTCCCTTGGCAGATCGCCAGTTGCAGCGGGTCGCGCGGCGTGCCGGCGCGGGCCT is a genomic window of Sinorhizobium arboris LMG 14919 containing:
- a CDS encoding DmpA family aminopeptidase — its product is MKTARELGLIPRGRLEPGPGNAITDVAGVSVGHRSLRGEGLFTGVTAILPHAGDVFRVKPRAAVEVINGFGKSAGLMQVAELGTIETPILFTNTFGVAACTEALIRRAIAANPAIGRKTSTVNALVCECNDGSINDIQALAITPADAEAALDAAGTGPVEQGAVGAGSGMTAFGFKAGIGTASRRMRIGRRDFTLGTLVLANFGAAGDLVLPDGRRPDPSTAADPERGSVIVVMATDLPLADRQLQRVARRAGAGLARLGAFWGHGSGDVALCFTTADPVEHEPATPFATQERLADGFIDTAFRAAAETTQEAVLNALCMAPATPARNGRIYPSLADWLKENPAL